Proteins encoded within one genomic window of Gadus chalcogrammus isolate NIFS_2021 chromosome 6, NIFS_Gcha_1.0, whole genome shotgun sequence:
- the si:dkey-174n20.1 gene encoding retinol dehydrogenase 14 — MYLLYTIITSLVSFFILKWLKKRRYCTDLKRLDGKTVIITGGSSGIGKETAIALAMRGARVIIACRDTDKSEKAVREIKFKSHSLNVSHMELDLANLRSVREFCKSFLQREKRLDILVNNAAMPSVLDWTDDGFSMCFGVNHLGHFLLTNTLLPRLKECAPSRVVTLTCSNYKYQKLDFQDLNYNLLPFFTYCRSKLANIYFTQELARMGEAKGVTAYAVHPGFVQSGWTCHYSVLFRMLMQVIMWMFFVPCEMGAQTVVHCAVSDAAAKHSGGYFVDCRPAGLRPFAKDSGVARKLWEASERLVKLV; from the exons ATGTATCTTCTTTACACGATTATCACCTCCTTGgtttcattttttattctaaAATGGTTAAAAAAGAGAAGATACTGCACGGACCTGAAGAGACTTGATGGAAAAACCGTCATCATCACAG GTGGAAGTTCTGGCATAGGCAAAGAAACAGCGATCGCCTTGGCAATGCGAGGCGCCCGTGTTATCATTGCATGTCGAGATACAGACAAGTCTGAAAAAGCGGTGAGAGAGATCAAGTTCAAGAGCCACAGTCTGAATGTCTCCCACATGGAGCTCGATTTGGCCAACCTACGCTCAGTGAGAGAGTTCTGCAAGAGTTTtctgcagagagagaagagactgGACATTCTGGTCAACAATGCAG CCATGCCCAGCGTGCTGGACTGGACGGACGACGGCTTCAGCATGTGTTTCGGGGTCAACCACCTGGGTCACTTCCTCCTCACCAACACGCTGTTGCCGCGGCTGAAGGAGTGCGCACCCAGCCGCGTGGTCACCCTCACCTGCTCCAACTACAAGTACCAAAAGCTGGACTTCCAGGACCTCAACTACAACCTGCTGCCCTTCTTCACCTACTGCCGCAGCAAGCTGGCCAACATCTACTTCACCCAGGAGCTGGCGCGCATGGGCGAGGCCAAAGGGGTGACCGCCTACGCCGTGCACCCAG GGTTCGTCCAGAGCGGCTGGACGTGCCACTACTCCGTCCTGTTCCGGATGCTGATGCAGGTGATCATGTGGATGTTCTTTGTGCCGTGCGAGATGGGCGCCCAGACGGTGGTGCACTGCGCCGTGTCGGACGCCGCCGCCAAACACAGCGGGGGCTACTTTGTGGACTGCCGGCCGGCCGGCCTGCGGCCGTTCGCCAAGGACTCGGGCGTGGCGAGGAAACTGTGGGAGGCCAGCGAGAGACTGGTGAAACTGGTGTAA